TACTTAACTTCATATACTCAAAATAACTTTGAAGAATGGATGAAGGAAGCAGAAGACAAAGCAATTGCCCAAAATGATCGTGAAAATGCTGATCTATATTGGGGATGGCCTTGGACTTGGTAAAATTAAACGAATTAGTTATTAAGGAGATATAGAGCAATGGCTTTTTACGAACAACATATCCATGATGCTCCAAAAACTTTCTTGTCGAAGTATATTTTTTCTTACGACCATAAAGTGATTGGAAAACAATTTCTTTGGTATGGAATCCTATTCCTAGGAATCGGGGGAATGATGGCCCTTATGATTCGTTGGACACTAGCGTTTCCTGGACAACCGTTCCCAGTAATTGGAAATTTCTTATTTCCTTCTACAGGTGGAGTTGTTCCTCCTGATACGTATGCGATGCTTTTTACTATGCACGGTACGATCATGATTTTCTACGCAATTACGCCGATCTTAATTGGAGCATTTGGTAATTACCTTATACCTCTTATGATTGGGGCGAGAGATATGGCATTTCCTTTGTTGAACTTGCTCTCTTTTCACGTAGCAGTTCTCTCTGGCGTACTTTTACTTGCGGGGTTATTTACTCCTCTAGGTGCAGCCGCTGGGGGATGGACGTCATATCCAACCCTTTCAACATTAATTGGTTCTCCTGGGGTTGGACAAACTCTTTGGACTCTCGCGATTTTTGTTCTAGGGATTTCATCTACAATGGGTGCCATTAACTACATTACAACTATCATTACGCTTAGAGCTCCAGGTATGGGATATTTCGATATGCCACTATCTGTTTGGGGACTTGGACTGACTGCAATTTTAAATGCAATCTTTCTTCCTGTTCTAGGTGCAGGTTGTTTACTTCTAGTATTTGATAGAGTTTTTGGAACTGCGTTCTTCCTTGCAGGGGCTGCGGCAACTTCAGGAACAGGGGACCCAATTTTATTCCAACACGTATTTTGGATCTTCGGTCACCCGGAAGTTTATATCCTAATTCTTCCAGCGTGGGGAATTGTGTCTGACCTTCTATCATTTTTTGCTAGAAAGCCGGCGTTTGGAGCAAAAGCAACAGCATTATCGATGACGACAATTACAATTCTTTCAACTGTAGTTTACGGTCACCATATGTACACAACTCAGATGTCTCCACTGTTAACTCAGTCGTTTATGACACTGACGATGACCATTTCAATTCCATCAGCAATCTTTTTTGCGAACTGGCTTGGAACAATTTGGAAAGGTTCGATCCGTTTCCATTCTCCGATGCTTTTCTCTCTAGGGGTTGTATTCGTATTTGGTCTTGGTGGTTTAACTGGTTTATACCTTGCAACAGTTACAACTGACCTTTACCTTCACGATACTTACTTCGTTGTTGGTCACTTTCATTACACAATGGCTGCTTCTGTTTTACTTGGTGGTTTTGCTGCTACTTATTTCTGGATGCCAAAAATGTTTGGAACGATGATGAACGAGTTTTGGGCAAAGGTTCATTTTTGGATCACAATGATTGGTCTTAACGGTATCTTCATGGGAATGATGGTTGTTGGTTATGCGGGAATGCATAGAAGACTATACAATCCATTCGTCTATGAATTTATGGAAAGAATGATGCCAATTAATACTTTTATTACTTGGTCTGCAATCATTATGGGACTTTCACAGATTATTTTTGTGATTAATTTTGTACATGCAGTATTTTTCAAGAAAGAAAAAGCTGGTGACAACCCATGGGAAGTTGGAACACTTGAATGGACTATTCCATCTCCATCTCCTCACTATAACTTTAAGGAAATCCCTATTGTTAAGTGTGGACCACACGAGTTTGGAAATCCTAATTTAACTGGTGAAAGAGACTTTCAATACCAAACAGAAGAGCTTGCATAATTAAATGAGTACAGTACTTAGTAGCTCCACATTGAATAAAGAAAGAGTTGGAAGACAAATTACGTCTTCCATCGCTATGACTGTTATCCTGGTCACTTTTTCGATGTTGTTTGCTTCATTACTTTTGGGGTTCACTGTCTTTAGAATAACTTCTGAAGTATGGCCACCAATGGGGTTTGAGAGAGTTGATCTCTTTCTCCCTACAATCAGTACGATTGTAATTGCACTAAGTAGTTTTACTTTTTGGAAATATGAAAGACTTTTTTTAATTGAGAATTCTGAAAAGAAGTTGTGGCTTGGTTTTACAACACTTTTAGGACTCTCATTTATGGTCACTCAAATGTTACTTTGGAGAGACCTGCACACAAAAGGAATTTATGTTCAAGATGGGATTTTTCCATCGATCATTTTTTCTTTTACATGGACTCATGCCGCACACGTTGTAGTTGCATGGCTTCTACTATTTTATTTGGTACCGACGCTTAAAGAAGATGTCAGTGTTGAAAGTCTTGAGAATAGAGTTTTTAACATTGGAAAATTTTGGCACTTCTTAGGTGTTGTTTGGTTAATTATGTATATAACGATTTTTTTATTTTAGAGGAATGACATGAAGAATATGGCTAAGCTAATTTCAACTCTTCTTATCCTTGGTGCTTTTACTTCTTGTAGTGAGAGTCACTTTCGCGAAGATAAAATCTTTGCTGGTGGTAAGTATGTAACTGCTAAGACTTTGAACAAAGGAAAACAAACTTATACTGAGTATTGTATGCCTTGTCATGGTGTGAACGGAGATGGGAAAGGTGTGGCATCCAAAGGGATGAAAGTACCTCCGAGAGACTTTACTAAAGGTATATTTAAATTTGGTCATGTGCTTTCCGGAGAGTTGCCACATGATGAGGATCTATTTGAACTTTTAAAGAAAGGTTTAGATGGTACAGCGATGCTTCCGTGGGATTTAAAGCCAGATCAAGCAAATGCAGTTGTCCAATACATTAAAACTTTTGCACCTAAGGTTTGGGAAGGTAAGGATAAAGAGCTTGGAAAGCATGTTGAGTTAATAAGTGATCCATATGGACTTGCGCACCAGTCTGCGGCCATAGCAAAAGGTAAGGCTATTTATCACGGTGAAGCTAATTGCCAGTCTTGTCACAGAGCTTATATTGGAGTTGAGGCCCTAGGTAAAATTACAGAAGAAAACCCAAGAGAAGTTGATATGACGGTTTTTCAACAAAAGCCACAAGAGACAGAATGGGGATTTCAAAATATTCCACCAGACTTTACTTGGGATACTGTTAGAAGTGCAAGAACTGTTGACGACCTTGCTCACAGAATTGCCGCAGGAATTGGCGGAACATCGATGCCAGCATGGAAAGATACAATTACTGATGATCAAATTTGGGCTGTTTCATATTATGTAAAAAGCTTGATGGATATGAAAGAT
This sequence is a window from Halobacteriovorax sp. JY17. Protein-coding genes within it:
- a CDS encoding cbb3-type cytochrome c oxidase subunit I codes for the protein MAFYEQHIHDAPKTFLSKYIFSYDHKVIGKQFLWYGILFLGIGGMMALMIRWTLAFPGQPFPVIGNFLFPSTGGVVPPDTYAMLFTMHGTIMIFYAITPILIGAFGNYLIPLMIGARDMAFPLLNLLSFHVAVLSGVLLLAGLFTPLGAAAGGWTSYPTLSTLIGSPGVGQTLWTLAIFVLGISSTMGAINYITTIITLRAPGMGYFDMPLSVWGLGLTAILNAIFLPVLGAGCLLLVFDRVFGTAFFLAGAAATSGTGDPILFQHVFWIFGHPEVYILILPAWGIVSDLLSFFARKPAFGAKATALSMTTITILSTVVYGHHMYTTQMSPLLTQSFMTLTMTISIPSAIFFANWLGTIWKGSIRFHSPMLFSLGVVFVFGLGGLTGLYLATVTTDLYLHDTYFVVGHFHYTMAASVLLGGFAATYFWMPKMFGTMMNEFWAKVHFWITMIGLNGIFMGMMVVGYAGMHRRLYNPFVYEFMERMMPINTFITWSAIIMGLSQIIFVINFVHAVFFKKEKAGDNPWEVGTLEWTIPSPSPHYNFKEIPIVKCGPHEFGNPNLTGERDFQYQTEELA
- a CDS encoding cytochrome c oxidase subunit 3, whose translation is MSTVLSSSTLNKERVGRQITSSIAMTVILVTFSMLFASLLLGFTVFRITSEVWPPMGFERVDLFLPTISTIVIALSSFTFWKYERLFLIENSEKKLWLGFTTLLGLSFMVTQMLLWRDLHTKGIYVQDGIFPSIIFSFTWTHAAHVVVAWLLLFYLVPTLKEDVSVESLENRVFNIGKFWHFLGVVWLIMYITIFLF
- a CDS encoding cytochrome c — its product is MKNMAKLISTLLILGAFTSCSESHFREDKIFAGGKYVTAKTLNKGKQTYTEYCMPCHGVNGDGKGVASKGMKVPPRDFTKGIFKFGHVLSGELPHDEDLFELLKKGLDGTAMLPWDLKPDQANAVVQYIKTFAPKVWEGKDKELGKHVELISDPYGLAHQSAAIAKGKAIYHGEANCQSCHRAYIGVEALGKITEENPREVDMTVFQQKPQETEWGFQNIPPDFTWDTVRSARTVDDLAHRIAAGIGGTSMPAWKDTITDDQIWAVSYYVKSLMDMKDTQLRKDLMNAIKAENQKFGK